The Vicia villosa cultivar HV-30 ecotype Madison, WI linkage group LG1, Vvil1.0, whole genome shotgun sequence genome includes a region encoding these proteins:
- the LOC131623217 gene encoding glutaredoxin-C9-like, which produces MYQAIPYRPSVSTVTRDLPISGGIHDTNIITMVSENAVIIIGTRGCCLCHVVKRLLQGLGVNPPVYEVDQDRETSVVAQLSTHASAAETVQFPAVFVGGKLLGGLERVMASHISGELVPILKDAGALWL; this is translated from the coding sequence ATGTACCAAGCAATTCCTTATAGACCATCTGTCTCCACAGTCACACGTGACCTTCCAATCAGCGGAGGAATCCACGACACCAACATAATCACAATGGTTTCAGAGAACGCAGTTATCATCATCGGCACACGCGGCTGTTGTCTCTGCCACGTCGTCAAGAGATTGCTACAAGGTCTCGGAGTCAACCCTCCGGTCTACGAGGTTGATCAAGACCGTGAAACTTCCGTCGTGGCTCAGCTGTCAACACACGCTTCCGCCGCAGAAACGGTTCAGTTTCCGGCGGTGTTTGTCGGTGGGAAGCTGCTTGGAGGACTGGAAAGAGTCATGGCTAGTCATATTTCAGGTGAACTGGTTCCGATATTGAAAGATGCTGGTGCTTTGTGGCTTTGA